From Thermomonas sp. XSG, one genomic window encodes:
- a CDS encoding DUF2339 domain-containing protein, which produces MEGLIGLLVLAILAVPVLLVVALVSVSGLKRRVADLEAEVAQLHRRATAPPVQAAAADPTLGDWMQSTASPPKSPYARQAHPTTPAAAAPAPPVADAPPPPPADAAATARSPEATAPSAPASPSPAPPARAVPPAAPARPDIVTVGLRAVKRWFSVGNVPVKIGMLVLLAGVAALLKYATDQGWMVMPPEFKLAAVAAAALGALVFAWRKRESNRAFALSLQGGAIGVLLLVVFAAFKGFGLLPAGAAFALSVILVAGAGALAVLQDARALAVFALLAGFLAPIWLSTGGGNHVALFSYYAIVNAAIVGIAWYRAWRVLNLLGFAFTFGIGTVWGVLDYAPHKYASTQPFLLLFFLFYLAIPLLFARRRPPGRRDLIDGCLLFGVPLVAFSLQAGLMAGRPMALAFCALGLGALYIALAWGLRQRRGVDLLLQAYAMLAVGFATLAVPLALSAQATASVFALEGAALAWLGLRQQRRLPQFAGAGLQLAAAAAFAIARANGVDAGTMVFNGNFMSALLIALAGFASARAYRDAGHDTPALAYYGWGLAWWLLNGIHEIDAYLLPRIAPDALLAFAALTGWLAAEVHRRRPAGALAVTTLGALVAAAPLALWQSEAHAQPFAGHGLWAWLAFALLGVRSLLCLRDSGHRAAAAAQFTWWLVWALTGSLLLDWLGGRIAGLADGWRQALVALPWLALATLALYRWRWLSMPLGERFDGWRERLLAVVFAVLGLWWVAALFRAGGAAPLPWVPLLNPLELVQLAALVLALRWQLADARRLPPPLGILFALLGFAWLTALVLRAVHHWGGEPWSDVLLSTSLAQTSLTVAWSVLGMLGWVAGSKRGQRTLWLAGAVLMGVVLLKLVLVDRQHLGNLLGIGSFIAYGLLCTVVGYFAPAPPRRADDEATEVSA; this is translated from the coding sequence ATGGAAGGTCTGATCGGGTTGCTCGTGCTCGCGATCCTGGCGGTGCCGGTGTTGTTGGTCGTGGCGCTGGTCTCGGTGTCCGGGCTCAAGCGCCGCGTCGCCGACCTGGAAGCGGAAGTGGCGCAGCTGCACCGGCGGGCAACGGCACCGCCGGTGCAGGCCGCCGCTGCAGACCCCACCCTCGGCGACTGGATGCAGTCAACCGCATCGCCGCCGAAGTCGCCCTATGCACGGCAGGCACACCCGACAACGCCTGCCGCGGCCGCGCCTGCGCCCCCGGTCGCCGATGCGCCGCCGCCGCCGCCGGCTGATGCCGCGGCAACGGCCCGCTCCCCGGAAGCCACTGCGCCATCCGCTCCGGCCTCGCCAAGCCCTGCGCCGCCTGCGCGCGCTGTCCCGCCGGCTGCGCCGGCGCGACCGGACATCGTCACCGTCGGCCTGCGTGCGGTGAAGCGCTGGTTCAGCGTCGGCAACGTGCCGGTGAAGATCGGCATGCTGGTGCTGCTGGCCGGCGTGGCGGCATTGCTGAAGTACGCCACCGACCAGGGCTGGATGGTGATGCCGCCGGAATTCAAACTCGCCGCCGTCGCGGCGGCGGCGCTGGGGGCGCTGGTGTTCGCCTGGCGCAAGCGAGAGAGCAATCGTGCGTTCGCGCTCAGCCTGCAGGGGGGCGCCATCGGGGTGTTGCTGCTGGTGGTATTCGCCGCGTTCAAGGGCTTCGGCCTGCTGCCTGCGGGGGCGGCGTTCGCGTTGAGCGTGATCCTGGTGGCCGGCGCAGGTGCGCTGGCGGTGCTGCAGGATGCCAGGGCGCTGGCGGTGTTCGCGCTGCTGGCCGGATTCCTGGCGCCGATCTGGTTGTCCACCGGCGGCGGCAACCACGTGGCGTTGTTCTCCTACTACGCGATCGTCAACGCGGCGATCGTCGGGATCGCCTGGTATCGCGCCTGGCGGGTGCTCAACCTGCTCGGCTTCGCCTTCACCTTCGGCATCGGCACGGTCTGGGGCGTGCTGGACTATGCGCCGCACAAGTACGCCAGCACCCAGCCGTTCCTGCTGCTGTTCTTCCTGTTCTACCTGGCGATCCCGCTGCTGTTCGCACGGCGCCGTCCGCCCGGCCGCCGCGACCTGATCGATGGCTGCCTGCTGTTCGGCGTGCCGCTGGTGGCGTTCTCGCTGCAGGCAGGGCTGATGGCGGGCAGGCCGATGGCGCTGGCGTTCTGCGCGCTGGGCCTGGGCGCGCTGTACATAGCACTGGCGTGGGGGCTGCGGCAGCGCCGCGGCGTCGACCTGCTGCTGCAGGCCTACGCGATGCTGGCGGTCGGTTTCGCCACGCTGGCGGTGCCGCTGGCGCTGTCGGCGCAGGCCACCGCCAGCGTGTTCGCGCTGGAAGGCGCCGCACTGGCGTGGCTGGGGCTGCGCCAGCAACGTCGGCTGCCGCAGTTCGCCGGTGCCGGGTTGCAGCTGGCGGCTGCGGCCGCCTTCGCCATCGCCCGCGCCAACGGCGTGGACGCCGGCACGATGGTGTTCAACGGCAACTTCATGAGCGCGTTGCTGATCGCGCTCGCTGGATTTGCCAGTGCCCGAGCCTACCGCGATGCGGGCCACGACACCCCGGCGCTGGCGTACTACGGCTGGGGACTGGCTTGGTGGCTGCTCAACGGCATCCATGAAATCGATGCTTACCTGCTGCCTCGCATCGCGCCCGATGCGCTGCTGGCGTTCGCTGCGCTGACCGGCTGGCTGGCGGCGGAAGTGCATCGCCGCCGCCCGGCGGGTGCGCTGGCCGTCACCACGCTGGGCGCCCTCGTCGCGGCGGCGCCGCTGGCGCTGTGGCAAAGCGAGGCGCATGCGCAGCCGTTCGCAGGCCACGGCCTGTGGGCATGGCTGGCGTTCGCGTTGCTGGGCGTGCGCAGCCTGTTGTGCCTGCGCGACAGCGGTCATCGCGCCGCGGCGGCCGCGCAGTTCACCTGGTGGCTGGTGTGGGCCCTGACAGGCAGCCTGCTGCTGGATTGGCTGGGCGGGCGGATCGCGGGCCTGGCCGATGGTTGGCGGCAGGCGCTGGTGGCCTTGCCGTGGCTGGCGCTGGCGACACTGGCGCTGTATCGCTGGCGCTGGCTGTCGATGCCGCTGGGCGAGCGCTTCGACGGCTGGCGCGAGCGCCTGCTGGCGGTGGTCTTCGCGGTGCTGGGCCTGTGGTGGGTCGCCGCCCTGTTCCGGGCCGGTGGCGCCGCGCCGTTGCCGTGGGTGCCGCTGCTCAACCCGCTGGAGCTGGTGCAGCTGGCCGCGCTGGTGCTGGCGCTGCGCTGGCAGCTGGCGGATGCGCGCCGCCTGCCGCCGCCGTTGGGCATCCTGTTCGCGCTGCTGGGGTTTGCCTGGCTGACCGCGCTGGTGCTGCGCGCCGTGCATCACTGGGGCGGCGAACCGTGGTCGGACGTGCTGCTCTCCACCAGCCTGGCGCAGACCAGCCTGACCGTGGCCTGGAGCGTGCTGGGCATGCTCGGCTGGGTGGCGGGATCGAAGCGCGGCCAGCGCACGCTGTGGCTGGCCGGCGCGGTGCTGATGGGCGTGGTGCTGCTGAAGCTGGTGCTGGTGGACCGCCAGCATCTGGGCAATCTGCTCGGCATCGGCTCGTTCATCGCCTACGGCCTGCTGTGCACGGTGGTGGGGTATTTCGCGCCGGCGCCGCCGAGGCGCGCCGACGATGAGGCGACGGAGGTGTCCGCATGA
- a CDS encoding efflux RND transporter periplasmic adaptor subunit, whose protein sequence is MPLIRRHFLPFVAAAALVVSACGKQEKPGAGGPGGGRGNQPVPVEVAVVREQDWNDALRALGTVKAHEAVTVTAKVSETVQQVHFESGQEVARGAALVTLSGQQQQALLASAEAHVREAEQQFQRQQQLVGQQLVARSAFDTARTARDAARAQAAQIRANLSDRVIRAPFAGVLGIRQVSPGALVTPGTVIATLDAIDRVYVDFPVPETELAGVAPGQALSGHAGAYPGRSFDGSVSTVSARLDAGTRAATVRGDFPNPERLLKPGMLIDVALVRGTRPAIVVPELAVQQIGSETFVWRVKDDGTVEKADVVVGGRTPGKVMLKDGIRAGERIVVEGTGKLQPGAKVAPGGAAPAADGAKK, encoded by the coding sequence ATGCCTTTGATCCGCCGCCATTTCCTGCCGTTCGTCGCCGCTGCCGCACTGGTGGTTTCCGCCTGTGGCAAACAGGAAAAGCCCGGCGCCGGTGGTCCCGGGGGCGGCCGCGGCAACCAGCCGGTGCCGGTGGAAGTGGCGGTTGTACGCGAACAGGACTGGAACGACGCCCTGCGCGCGCTGGGCACGGTGAAGGCGCACGAGGCCGTCACGGTGACCGCCAAGGTCAGCGAGACCGTCCAGCAGGTGCATTTCGAAAGCGGCCAGGAAGTCGCGCGTGGCGCGGCGCTGGTCACCCTGAGCGGCCAGCAGCAGCAGGCGCTGCTGGCCTCGGCGGAAGCACATGTGCGCGAGGCCGAGCAGCAGTTCCAGCGCCAGCAGCAACTGGTCGGCCAGCAGCTGGTGGCGCGCTCGGCGTTCGACACCGCCCGCACCGCCCGTGATGCCGCCCGCGCGCAGGCCGCGCAGATTCGCGCCAACCTGTCCGATCGGGTGATCCGCGCGCCGTTCGCCGGCGTGCTGGGCATCCGCCAGGTCAGCCCCGGCGCGCTGGTCACGCCGGGCACGGTGATCGCCACGCTCGATGCCATCGACCGGGTGTACGTGGACTTCCCCGTGCCGGAAACGGAGCTGGCCGGGGTTGCGCCCGGGCAGGCGTTGAGCGGTCATGCCGGCGCCTACCCCGGCCGCAGCTTCGACGGCAGCGTCAGCACCGTCTCCGCGCGGCTGGACGCCGGTACCCGCGCCGCCACCGTGCGCGGCGATTTCCCCAACCCCGAGCGCCTGCTCAAGCCGGGCATGCTGATCGACGTGGCGCTGGTGCGCGGCACCCGCCCGGCCATCGTGGTGCCGGAGTTGGCGGTGCAGCAGATCGGCAGCGAAACCTTCGTCTGGCGGGTCAAGGACGACGGCACGGTGGAGAAGGCCGACGTGGTGGTGGGCGGCCGCACTCCCGGCAAGGTGATGCTGAAGGACGGCATCCGTGCCGGCGAGCGGATCGTGGTCGAGGGCACCGGCAAGCTGCAGCCGGGCGCGAAAGTGGCGCCAGGCGGCGCTGCGCCCGCGGCCGACGGCGCGAAGAAGTAA
- a CDS encoding phosphoglycerate kinase, with the protein MSIVRMTDLDLAGKRVLIRQDLNVPIDEAGHITSEQRILASLPTLKLALEKGAAVMVTSHLGRPKEGAWSAADSLAPVAARLSQLLGVDVPLVKDWVDGVDVAPGRLVLLENCRMNIGEKADDEALSKKYAALCDVFVMDAFGTAHRAQASTHGAIRFAPVACGGPLLMAELDALDKALASPARPLLAIVAGSKVSTKLELLGSLVGKVDQLIVGGGIANTFIAALGHGVGKSLVEPDLLDTAKKIIADAHARGADIPLPVDVVVAPAFAADAPATVKPVDAVGADDMILDIGPATAARYAEVIGNAGTVVWNGPVGVFEFDAFAAGTEAVARAIAASQAFSIAGGGDTLAAVDKFGIADQVSYISTGGGAFLEFLEGKTLPAVAALEARAG; encoded by the coding sequence ATGTCCATCGTCCGCATGACCGACCTCGACCTTGCCGGCAAGCGCGTGCTGATCCGGCAGGACCTCAACGTGCCGATCGACGAGGCCGGCCACATCACCTCCGAGCAGCGCATCCTGGCCTCCCTGCCGACCCTGAAGCTGGCGCTGGAGAAGGGCGCCGCGGTGATGGTGACCTCGCACCTGGGCCGCCCGAAGGAAGGCGCATGGAGCGCCGCCGATTCGCTGGCGCCGGTGGCTGCTCGGCTGTCGCAGCTGCTGGGCGTGGACGTGCCGCTGGTCAAGGACTGGGTGGATGGCGTGGACGTGGCGCCCGGCCGGCTGGTGCTGCTTGAAAACTGCCGCATGAACATCGGCGAGAAGGCCGACGACGAAGCGCTGTCGAAGAAGTACGCCGCGCTCTGCGACGTGTTCGTGATGGATGCGTTCGGTACCGCGCATCGCGCGCAGGCCTCCACCCACGGCGCGATCCGTTTCGCCCCGGTGGCCTGCGGCGGCCCGCTGCTGATGGCCGAGCTCGATGCGCTGGACAAGGCGCTGGCCAGCCCCGCGCGGCCGCTGCTGGCCATCGTCGCCGGCAGCAAGGTCAGCACCAAGCTCGAACTGCTGGGCAGTCTGGTCGGCAAGGTCGACCAGCTGATCGTCGGCGGCGGGATTGCGAATACCTTCATCGCCGCGCTGGGCCACGGCGTCGGCAAGTCGCTGGTGGAGCCGGACCTGCTGGATACCGCCAAGAAGATCATCGCCGACGCGCATGCACGCGGCGCCGACATCCCGCTGCCGGTGGACGTGGTGGTGGCGCCGGCCTTCGCCGCCGACGCGCCGGCCACGGTCAAGCCGGTGGACGCGGTGGGTGCGGACGACATGATCCTAGACATCGGCCCGGCCACCGCGGCCCGCTATGCCGAGGTCATCGGTAACGCCGGCACCGTGGTCTGGAACGGCCCGGTCGGCGTGTTCGAGTTCGACGCGTTCGCGGCCGGCACCGAGGCGGTGGCGCGCGCGATCGCGGCGTCGCAGGCGTTTTCCATCGCCGGTGGCGGCGACACCCTCGCGGCCGTGGACAAGTTCGGCATCGCCGATCAGGTGTCCTATATCTCCACCGGCGGCGGCGCCTTCCTCGAGTTCCTCGAAGGCAAGACCCTGCCGGCGGTGGCGGCGCTGGAGGCGCGCGCCGGCTGA
- a CDS encoding DUF3999 domain-containing protein, producing MKNIRMARWVWLLALPLAALAATADDYAGRWPLTLERADGGAYRVVLDRDVYRQLQSPALRDLVVVNAGGAPVATAVFPPDAPLAQAGGNVTLPWFPLPVDAGATGLDIAAISEVASDGSLRRVELRGANADAVGDSGFVIDASRLREPVVALRFAWSDAQAFDRGYRVSASDDLRRWREIEPDGRLVQLRNGDRRVVEDRIVLPGVRAKYLRLLPNTRQQGPLVLTGVRAELPGQVAAPALQWEELQGRRVEGRDGVHFEYALAGRFPIEAADVVAPGNSTRGWLLESRDGDDAAWQTVAPPWVAYRVDSSEGSSRSPPQPLDRLVRDHQWRLQARSDGAREAPVLRLGYRPEVVLFLAEGQSPFALLAGSARAQRPATPLPQLIDTLRAARGKDWQPAAAALGQREELAGAAALQPGTPIDWRRWLLWGLLLGGALLVAGFAASLLRKRPPAG from the coding sequence ATGAAGAACATCCGCATGGCGCGCTGGGTGTGGTTGCTGGCCCTGCCGCTGGCCGCACTCGCGGCGACCGCCGACGACTACGCCGGTCGCTGGCCACTGACGCTGGAGCGCGCCGACGGCGGCGCCTACCGGGTGGTGCTGGACCGCGATGTGTACCGCCAGCTGCAATCGCCTGCGCTGCGTGACCTGGTGGTAGTCAACGCCGGCGGCGCGCCGGTGGCGACCGCCGTGTTCCCGCCGGACGCGCCGCTGGCGCAGGCAGGCGGGAACGTCACGCTGCCGTGGTTCCCGCTGCCGGTCGATGCCGGCGCGACCGGGCTCGACATCGCCGCGATCAGCGAGGTCGCCAGCGACGGCAGCCTGCGCCGGGTCGAGCTGCGTGGCGCGAACGCCGATGCGGTTGGCGACAGCGGCTTCGTCATCGACGCCAGCCGCCTGCGTGAACCGGTGGTCGCGCTGCGCTTCGCCTGGTCGGATGCGCAGGCGTTCGATCGCGGCTACCGCGTCAGTGCTTCCGACGACCTGCGGCGGTGGCGGGAGATCGAACCGGATGGCCGGCTGGTGCAGCTGCGCAACGGAGACCGCCGTGTGGTCGAAGACCGCATCGTCCTGCCGGGTGTGCGCGCGAAGTACCTGCGCCTGTTGCCGAACACGCGCCAGCAGGGGCCTCTGGTTTTGACCGGCGTGCGCGCGGAACTGCCGGGGCAGGTCGCCGCCCCGGCACTGCAATGGGAAGAGCTGCAGGGACGCCGGGTCGAGGGTCGCGACGGCGTGCACTTCGAATATGCGCTGGCGGGGCGTTTCCCGATCGAGGCCGCCGACGTTGTGGCGCCCGGCAACAGCACCCGCGGCTGGCTGCTGGAAAGCCGCGATGGCGACGATGCCGCGTGGCAGACGGTGGCCCCGCCGTGGGTGGCCTACCGGGTGGACAGCAGCGAGGGTTCCAGCCGCTCGCCGCCGCAGCCGTTGGATCGGCTGGTGCGCGACCACCAGTGGCGGCTGCAGGCACGCAGCGACGGCGCCCGGGAAGCGCCGGTACTGCGGTTGGGCTACCGCCCGGAAGTCGTGTTGTTCCTTGCCGAAGGCCAGTCCCCCTTCGCGCTGCTGGCCGGGAGCGCGCGTGCCCAGCGCCCGGCCACGCCGCTGCCGCAGTTGATCGACACCCTGCGCGCGGCACGCGGCAAGGACTGGCAACCGGCGGCGGCAGCCCTGGGCCAGCGCGAGGAGCTGGCCGGTGCCGCCGCGTTGCAGCCGGGAACCCCCATCGACTGGCGGCGCTGGTTGTTGTGGGGCCTGCTGCTTGGGGGCGCGCTGCTGGTGGCCGGGTTTGCCGCCAGCCTGCTGCGGAAGCGGCCTCCTGCCGGGTGA
- a CDS encoding HAD hydrolase-like protein, with protein MLFFDLDGTLVDSSLGITRCVAHALAAMGHPGLPDAQLRGWIGPALRTSFGQLFDDPADVERAVTLYRERYDGPGITECTVYAGIADAVEALHAAGRRLAIVTAKNEPHARRVLAALPFGHCFEDVIGATADGRLAHKPELIGEALRRFGVAPAVCAMIGDRHLDIEGARHHGMRGIGVLWGFGDAEELAQADALARTPDALRALLA; from the coding sequence ATGCTGTTCTTCGACCTCGACGGCACGCTGGTCGACTCCTCCCTTGGCATCACCCGCTGCGTGGCGCATGCGCTGGCCGCGATGGGTCATCCCGGGCTGCCCGATGCGCAGTTGCGCGGATGGATCGGGCCGGCCCTGCGGACCAGCTTCGGCCAGTTGTTCGACGATCCCGCCGACGTGGAGCGCGCGGTGACGCTGTACCGCGAGCGCTACGACGGGCCGGGCATCACCGAGTGCACCGTCTATGCCGGGATCGCCGATGCCGTCGAGGCATTGCACGCCGCCGGTCGCCGGCTGGCCATCGTCACCGCCAAGAACGAGCCGCATGCGCGGCGCGTGCTGGCGGCGCTGCCGTTCGGCCACTGTTTCGAGGATGTGATCGGCGCGACCGCGGATGGACGCCTGGCCCACAAGCCGGAACTGATCGGCGAGGCGCTCCGGCGCTTCGGCGTCGCGCCCGCCGTGTGCGCCATGATCGGCGATCGCCACCTGGACATCGAGGGTGCACGCCACCATGGCATGCGCGGGATCGGCGTGCTGTGGGGCTTCGGCGACGCGGAGGAGCTGGCACAGGCGGACGCGCTCGCGCGCACGCCGGATGCGCTGCGCGCGCTGCTGGCCTGA
- a CDS encoding class I fructose-bisphosphate aldolase: MSIEQLAETARAMVAPGKGIIAIDESSATCKKRFDGVGIECTEENRRAYRELLLTAPNANQYLSGAILFDETLRQSTRDGVPFAKYMMDNGMIPGIKVDKGTVPLAGFPGELVTEGLDGLRDRLKEYYKLGARFAKWRAVITIGDDIPSGTCIEANSHALARYAALCQEQGLVPMVEPEVLMDGDHDIGTCYEVTEVVLRSLFDALYNQSVMLEGTILKASMVVPGKGCAEQASVEEVAESTLMCLKSAVPAILPGIVFLSGGQSDEDATAHLDAMNRMGPNPWPLSFSYGRAMQQAALKLWAADMAGNYAKAQQTVFERAKANGLAALGQWEG, encoded by the coding sequence ATGAGCATCGAACAACTCGCCGAAACCGCCCGCGCCATGGTGGCCCCGGGCAAGGGCATCATCGCGATCGATGAATCCTCCGCCACCTGCAAGAAGCGCTTCGACGGCGTCGGCATCGAGTGCACCGAGGAAAACCGCCGCGCCTACCGCGAGCTGCTGCTGACCGCGCCGAACGCCAACCAGTACCTGTCCGGCGCGATCCTGTTCGACGAGACCCTTCGCCAGTCCACCAGGGACGGCGTGCCGTTCGCCAAGTACATGATGGACAACGGCATGATCCCGGGCATCAAGGTGGACAAGGGCACCGTGCCGCTGGCCGGCTTCCCCGGCGAGCTGGTGACCGAGGGCCTGGATGGCCTGCGCGACCGCCTCAAGGAGTACTACAAGCTCGGTGCTCGTTTCGCCAAGTGGCGCGCGGTGATCACCATCGGCGACGACATTCCGTCCGGCACCTGCATCGAGGCCAACAGCCACGCGCTGGCGCGCTATGCCGCATTGTGCCAGGAGCAGGGGCTGGTGCCGATGGTCGAGCCGGAAGTGCTGATGGATGGCGACCATGACATCGGCACCTGCTACGAGGTCACCGAAGTGGTGCTGCGTTCGCTGTTCGACGCGCTGTACAACCAGAGCGTGATGCTGGAAGGCACCATCCTGAAGGCCTCGATGGTCGTGCCGGGCAAGGGCTGCGCCGAGCAGGCCAGCGTCGAGGAAGTAGCCGAGTCCACCCTGATGTGCCTGAAGTCGGCGGTGCCGGCGATCCTGCCGGGCATCGTGTTCCTGTCCGGCGGCCAAAGCGACGAGGATGCCACCGCGCACCTCGACGCGATGAACCGGATGGGCCCGAACCCGTGGCCGCTGTCGTTCTCATACGGCCGCGCCATGCAGCAGGCCGCGCTGAAGCTGTGGGCGGCCGACATGGCCGGCAACTACGCCAAGGCCCAGCAGACCGTGTTCGAGCGGGCCAAGGCCAATGGCCTGGCTGCACTGGGGCAGTGGGAAGGCTGA
- the pyk gene encoding pyruvate kinase: MTAAATQEQRRHTRIVATLGPATDPPGVLEAILRAGVDVVRLNFSHGDPSAQVERCEAVRAMAASIGREVGILADLPGPKIRVETFAEGKVALKAGHRFDLVASLDAPPGDASQVGVSYLELPGDVAPGDVLLLDDGIVQLQVAAVEGERIVTTVLNDCVLSNRKGLNKQGGGLSLGAITERDRELIAIAAGMQVDFIAVSFCRDADDMHEARRVARAHGSRAALVAKIERTEAIENLAEIVDASDVVMVARGDLGVEIGDAELPGLQKKIIREAVAREKVVITATQMLQSMVDSPMPTRAEVLDVANAVIDGTDAVMLSQESAAGNWPVRAVETMARICLGAERQFAVDTDFEKARRGLERADQAIAMATMFLSEHIGVRAVVAMTESGGTARYLSRFRSSVPIYAFSHHANARRRMALMRDVFPMDYDSRGQTPREAARGSIRLLVEAGLLGPGDRVIFTSGEHMETKGATNTLRLLEIGTDGRATGLGEL; this comes from the coding sequence ATGACCGCCGCAGCTACGCAGGAACAACGCCGCCACACCCGCATCGTCGCCACCCTCGGCCCCGCCACCGATCCGCCCGGCGTGCTGGAAGCGATCCTGCGTGCCGGCGTGGATGTGGTCCGGCTGAACTTCTCGCATGGCGACCCGTCGGCGCAGGTGGAGCGCTGCGAGGCGGTGCGCGCGATGGCGGCAAGCATCGGCCGCGAGGTCGGCATCCTGGCCGACCTGCCGGGGCCGAAGATCCGCGTGGAGACCTTCGCCGAGGGCAAGGTGGCGCTGAAGGCGGGGCACCGTTTCGACCTGGTGGCCAGCCTCGATGCGCCGCCCGGCGATGCCAGCCAGGTTGGCGTCAGCTACCTGGAGTTGCCCGGCGACGTGGCACCCGGCGACGTGCTGTTGCTGGACGACGGCATCGTGCAACTGCAGGTGGCCGCGGTGGAAGGCGAGCGCATCGTCACCACGGTGCTCAATGACTGCGTGCTGTCCAACCGCAAGGGCCTGAACAAGCAGGGCGGCGGGCTATCGCTGGGCGCCATCACCGAGCGCGACCGCGAGCTGATCGCCATCGCCGCCGGCATGCAGGTCGACTTCATCGCGGTCTCGTTCTGCCGCGACGCCGACGACATGCACGAAGCGCGCAGGGTGGCGCGCGCGCATGGCAGCCGGGCCGCGCTGGTGGCCAAGATCGAGCGCACCGAGGCGATCGAGAACCTGGCCGAGATCGTCGACGCCAGCGACGTGGTGATGGTGGCGCGCGGCGACCTCGGGGTGGAGATCGGCGACGCCGAACTGCCCGGCCTGCAGAAGAAGATCATCCGCGAGGCGGTGGCGCGCGAGAAAGTGGTGATCACCGCCACGCAGATGCTGCAGTCGATGGTCGACAGTCCGATGCCCACCCGCGCCGAGGTGCTGGACGTCGCCAACGCGGTCATCGACGGCACCGACGCGGTGATGCTGTCGCAGGAGTCCGCCGCCGGCAACTGGCCGGTGCGCGCGGTGGAGACGATGGCGCGGATCTGCCTCGGCGCCGAGCGCCAGTTCGCGGTCGATACCGATTTCGAGAAGGCGCGGCGCGGGCTGGAGCGCGCCGATCAGGCCATCGCCATGGCCACCATGTTCCTGTCCGAGCACATCGGCGTGCGCGCGGTGGTGGCGATGACCGAGTCCGGCGGCACCGCACGCTACCTGTCGCGGTTCCGCTCCTCGGTGCCGATCTACGCGTTCTCGCACCACGCCAATGCACGCCGGCGGATGGCGCTGATGCGCGACGTGTTCCCGATGGACTACGACAGCCGCGGCCAGACCCCGCGCGAAGCCGCCCGTGGCAGCATCCGCCTGTTGGTCGAGGCCGGCCTGCTCGGTCCGGGCGACCGGGTGATCTTCACCAGCGGCGAGCACATGGAAACCAAGGGCGCCACCAACACCCTGCGCCTGCTGGAAATCGGCACCGACGGGCGCGCCACCGGGCTTGGGGAATTGTGA